One Glycine max cultivar Williams 82 chromosome 4, Glycine_max_v4.0, whole genome shotgun sequence DNA segment encodes these proteins:
- the LOC102660315 gene encoding uncharacterized protein, with product MVQRKVPSKLGIEAEHVKSEKRLANSKLSSSQHQDGKTRGADMKKKMKKSRSIKLSDLEALQSSSPSRRRLSQPGKPLPLHTPTTTASPQKQQPLFRTTHGSPNYMKPTSSSHAKKELFPVSHRNTQPGSDFRSLPRQFSSDSKASCAKKPAKVLTRTSSLSLVRTLTKTTSFKASRACSRKSTRAVMCADMGAPQRATCSSTLKDSKFPAYLMLSPGGTESEGTSAMKVCPYTYCSLNGHHHADLPPLKSFVSARRLLLKMQKRAKLEALSPRRLKVPLETQKEDSDAEQNVFDAKPSCDEIGIDIFIEIYANEKDAKPTAAEEMGRIDFLKEIEDHEDNKSTLEDNGIEASEGVMQITTSRSIGNCIPSPSISEIDLEEDLKKSLDNVAIEVDTKGSSLLEQNEGGADEDYQSIVWSHEEMSMGSYCSDGEQDMGDVDMDDSDSKTFDMEWEEERLHRFDHEEDADSSVYSEEDNDSKVESSSESSHDVSVTWLDDILGGYYEHFLVDETHKEANSEESTYFEEQPSGINSVLEDTNGSTETQEIGYDQPSFTEEIFEYLTNAQNNGEGDEKHKDDDAASCNTKARDEETIDNTQCQKMSETSKIEETNEDGYSSSLENNDESNKGERQIELVDVSKESNIASEDQDLLEKDQGKAIGLQQSTSCISAEEESTSKNWKDGIRRKKGVEDDDDEMRKFNPKEPNFLPLVPEPGQEKVDLRHQMMDERKNSEDWMLDCALRQVVTQLAPARKKKVALLVEAFETVLPAAAPKCETRVRNNSPAFGHSGIIQACS from the coding sequence ATGGTTCAAAGAAAGGTGCCTAGCAAGCTTGGCATCGAAGCTGAACATGTTAAATCAGAAAAGAGGTTGGCAAACTCGAAGCTATCTTCATCTCAGCACCAAGATGGAAAAACTAGAGGGGCTgatatgaagaagaaaatgaaaaaatcaagGTCAATAAAGCTTTCTGATCTTGAGGCTCTTCAATCATCATCACCTTCAAGGAGAAGATTGTCACAACCAGGAAAACCACTCCCTCTTCATACTCCAACAACTACAGCATCACCACAGAAGCAGCAACCTTTGTTCAGAACAACACATGGTTCACCTAATTACATGAAGCCAACAAGCAGTTCACATGCAAAAAAGGAGCTTTTCCCGGTAAGCCACAGGAACACTCAACCTGGTTCTGATTTTAGGAGTCTTCCTAGACAATTTTCCAGTGATTCCAAAGCTTCCTGTGCTAAGAAGCCTGCAAAAGTTTTGACAAGAACATCCAGTTTGAGTTTGGTGAGAACATTGACCAAAACCACTAGTTTCAAGGCTTCTAGAGCTTGTTCTAGAAAATCCACCAGGGCTGTTATGTGTGCAGATATGGGTGCACCACAGAGAGCCACTTGTTCTTCAACTTTGAAGGACTCAAAGTTCCCTGCATACCTCATGCTTAGCCCTGGGGGAACTGAGTCAGAGGGAACTTCAGCCATGAAGGTTTGCCCTTACACATATTGTTCTCTTAATGGTCATCATCATGCTGATTTGCCACCGTTGAAGAGCTTCGTGTCTGCGAGGAGGTTGCTTTTGAAGATGCAGAAGCGTGCAAAGCTTGAAGCTCTCAGCCCTCGGAGACTGAAGGTTCCCCTTGAGACACAGAAGGAGGACTCTGATGCTGAGCAGAATGTCTTTGATGCAAAACCTTCTTGTGATGAAATTGGCATTGATATCTTCATTgaaatctatgccaatgaaaaGGATGCAAAACCAACAGCAGCAGAAGAAATGGGGAGAATAGATTTTCTCAAAGAGATTGAGGATCATGAAGATAACAAGTCAACACTTGAGGATAATGGCATAGAAGCCAGTGAGGGTGTCATGCAAATCACTACTTCAAGAAGTATTGGTAATTGTATTCCTTCTCCCTCTATATCTGAGATTgatcttgaagaggatttgaaaAAATCCTTAGATAATGTTGCAATTGAAGTAGATACCAAAGGAAGCTCTCTCCTAGAACAAAATGAAGGAGGTGCAGATGAAGATTACCAATCTATTGTCTGGTCTCATGAAGAAATGAGCATGGGAAGTTACTGCAGTGATGGGGAACAAGACATGGGGGATGTTGACATGGATGACTCGGATTCCAAAACCTTTGACATGGAGTGGGAGGAGGAGCGGTTGCACAGATTCGATCACGAAGAGGATGCTGATTCTTCTGTGTACTCAGAGGAGGACAATGACTCAAAAGTTGAGTCCTCATCAGAGAGTTCTCATGATGTATCAGTGACATGGTTAGATGATATTCTTGGTGGCTATTATGAGCACTTTCTGGTTGATGAAACACACAAAGAAGCCAATTCAGAAGAAAGCACCTACTTTGAAGAACAACCTAGTGGCATCAATTCTGTCCTTGAAGACACAAATGGAAGCACTGAAACACAAGAAATTGGTTACGACCAACCTTCTTTTACGGAGGAAATATTTGAGTACCTGACAAATGCACAAAATAATGGTGAAGGAGATGAAAAGCATAAGGATGATGATGCGGCCAGTTGCAACACAAAGGCACGTGATGAAGAGACAATTGACAACACTCAATGTCAGAAGATGAGTGAAACTTCCAAAATTGAAGAGACAAATGAAGATGGATACTCAAGTAGCCTAGAGAACAATGATGAGAGCAACAAAGGGGAGAGACAAATTGAGTTGGTGGATGTGTCTAAAGAAAGTAACATAGCTTCTGAAGATCAAGATTTGTTGGAAAAAGACCAAGGCAAAGCTATAGGGTTGCAACAAAGCACAAGTTGCATAAGTGCTGAAGAGGAAAGCACGAGCAAGAATTGGAAAGATGGCATTAGAAGAAAGAAGggtgttgaagatgatgatgatgaaatgaGAAAGTTCAACCCAAAAGAGCCAAATTTTCTGCCATTGGTTCCTGAGCCAGGACAAGAGAAGGTTGACCTGAGGCATCAAATGATGGATGAGAGAAAGAACTCAGAGGATTGGATGCTTGATTGTGCTCTAAGACAAGTTGTGACACAGCTTGCCCCAGCTAGGAAGAAAAAGGTGGCACTGCTAGTTGAAGCCTTTGAAACGGTATTGCCAGCAGCAGCACCCAAATGTGAAACCCGTGTGAGAAACAATTCTCCAGCATTTGGTCATTCAGGAATAATTCAAGCTTGTAGCTGA